In Rhodopirellula bahusiensis, the following proteins share a genomic window:
- a CDS encoding YeiH family protein, whose product MNPNTPSAENGDTAPADDDATLATPPPRPSLWKDMTTNEDWWAIWCAALLLLIAFAAVWIGQPENLSELVAGSATEEVSSVETTPENAASSLEEADESIETEDTESTEDAGSDQIETQADGEQEEAEEEPYEYASPLKPYLAKPGKWTDNPLDAISSSWQGILGVFLVISALFAFANQMRGKSASAFLAAFPVVFLLATLAYWMSGQSVVKAYNLEYALWALLVGLIISNTIGTPDFLRPAISTEFFIKTGLVLLGAEVLMSRLLALGLPGVFVAWLVTPVVLITTYWFGQKILKIKSKSLNMVISADMSVCGVSAAIATAAACKAKKEELSLSIGLSLGFTVIMMAVMPAVITAVGMDPILGGAWLGGTIDATGAVAAAGAVLGDEALEVAATVKMIQNILIGVTAFCVAIYWVTFVERDPAGPRIGISEIWYRFPKFVIGFVSMSILFSILYSYMTNGPELINAMIGGSTKTLRGWFFCLAFVSIGLETNFRQLLPQLKGGKPLVLYVCGQSLNLVLTLVVAYLMFKVVFADTVAP is encoded by the coding sequence ATGAACCCCAACACACCTTCCGCCGAGAACGGCGACACCGCCCCCGCTGATGATGACGCCACCCTCGCCACCCCACCACCGCGACCGAGTCTTTGGAAAGACATGACAACCAACGAAGACTGGTGGGCAATTTGGTGCGCCGCGTTGCTGCTACTAATCGCCTTCGCGGCGGTCTGGATTGGCCAACCTGAAAACTTGAGCGAATTGGTCGCCGGGTCAGCCACGGAAGAAGTCTCGTCAGTCGAAACGACTCCGGAAAACGCAGCTTCTTCACTTGAAGAAGCAGATGAATCAATCGAGACCGAAGACACGGAATCAACAGAAGACGCTGGGTCAGATCAAATCGAGACGCAAGCAGACGGTGAGCAAGAAGAGGCGGAAGAAGAGCCATATGAATACGCCAGCCCACTCAAGCCTTACCTTGCCAAACCCGGCAAGTGGACCGACAACCCGCTCGATGCCATCTCATCGAGTTGGCAGGGCATCCTCGGCGTCTTTCTCGTCATTTCGGCGCTCTTCGCTTTCGCCAACCAGATGCGAGGCAAATCCGCCTCGGCATTCTTGGCTGCTTTCCCAGTCGTATTCCTGTTGGCAACGCTGGCTTATTGGATGTCAGGCCAAAGTGTGGTCAAAGCCTACAACCTTGAATACGCGTTATGGGCCTTGCTGGTCGGATTGATCATCAGCAATACCATCGGCACACCTGACTTTCTACGTCCTGCAATTTCAACCGAGTTTTTCATCAAGACAGGCTTGGTTTTGCTTGGTGCCGAAGTCCTGATGAGCCGCTTGCTGGCGTTGGGTTTGCCCGGCGTGTTCGTTGCCTGGTTGGTCACTCCCGTTGTCTTGATCACGACGTATTGGTTCGGCCAAAAGATCCTGAAGATCAAATCCAAATCGCTCAACATGGTGATCTCCGCCGACATGTCCGTGTGTGGTGTGTCCGCCGCAATCGCGACCGCGGCGGCGTGTAAAGCCAAGAAAGAAGAGCTGTCCCTTTCGATTGGTTTGTCTCTTGGTTTCACCGTCATCATGATGGCCGTGATGCCCGCTGTGATCACCGCGGTGGGAATGGATCCGATCCTGGGCGGTGCTTGGCTGGGCGGCACAATTGACGCGACCGGTGCCGTGGCCGCCGCCGGCGCGGTGTTGGGCGATGAAGCACTCGAGGTCGCCGCCACCGTCAAGATGATTCAAAACATTTTGATCGGCGTGACCGCGTTCTGCGTGGCCATCTACTGGGTCACGTTTGTCGAACGAGATCCAGCCGGCCCAAGGATCGGGATCTCCGAAATCTGGTATCGCTTCCCCAAGTTTGTAATCGGCTTCGTCTCGATGTCGATTCTGTTTTCAATCCTGTATTCCTACATGACCAACGGTCCCGAACTCATCAATGCGATGATCGGTGGCTCCACCAAAACGCTTCGTGGATGGTTCTTCTGCCTCGCGTTCGTCAGCATCGGACTGGAAACCAATTTCCGGCAATTGCTGCCACAACTGAAGGGCGGCAAGCCGCTTGTTCTGTACGTGTGCGGCCAATCACTCAACTTGGTTTTAACGTTGGTCGTCGCCTACTTGATGTTCAAAGTCGTCTTTGCCGACACGGTGGCTCCATGA
- a CDS encoding MarR family winged helix-turn-helix transcriptional regulator, with the protein MNDLSKELHRCQPFASIDQEAVLSLVRTGDQLDNHLARFFRQHDMTFSQYNLLRILDMEDRPLTCSEIGERLVQVVPAVTALVDRLLKRDLVTRERSETDRRTVYVAITKEGRKLVTPIVEHLRELEHEVMSELKRREQKELIRLLQLVRTSMNKAVERRASESLSSSGL; encoded by the coding sequence ATGAACGATCTGTCCAAAGAACTTCACCGCTGCCAACCATTCGCGAGCATTGACCAAGAAGCCGTCCTCAGCCTCGTGCGCACTGGCGACCAACTCGACAATCATTTGGCACGTTTCTTCCGACAACACGACATGACGTTCTCGCAGTACAACCTGCTTCGGATCTTGGACATGGAGGATCGACCGCTGACGTGCAGCGAGATCGGCGAGCGTCTGGTCCAAGTCGTTCCGGCCGTCACGGCGCTCGTTGATCGACTTCTCAAACGCGATCTCGTCACGCGAGAACGATCCGAAACCGATCGCCGCACGGTCTATGTTGCGATCACCAAGGAAGGCCGCAAACTGGTCACACCCATCGTTGAACATCTTCGCGAACTCGAACACGAAGTCATGAGCGAGCTGAAACGCCGCGAACAAAAGGAACTGATCCGACTGCTGCAACTGGTGCGAACCAGTATGAACAAAGCGGTCGAGCGGCGCGCCAGCGAATCACTTTCAAGTTCCGGCCTCTGA
- a CDS encoding FAD/NAD(P)-binding protein, whose translation MPTTAIIGGGFSGTLAAVNLARFATSPQRVVIVNSGRPFGRGTAYGTTRGEHLLNVAARNMSAFPDQPTHFFEWLRSRSEFDAIDDHTLRETFIPRRIFGDYIRGMASHYLGTADPRSHVQCEVVEDSAVDVIPRGVEPGSNQGGVVMLENGEPIEAESILLATGNQPPAGLPGAKRLANDRRYCGNPWKDWHENLPNDDQHIVILGTGLTAVDVIVTLRNKGWNGKVTAISRNGMLPQRHFRGIEWPHAVPDDGQTRSLKELVKLIRSDCERLRGVSQNPAIAVDKLRGRTQQLWKALSLEERTLFLKKYSADWNVIRHRIAGPIHDAITDALDCGQLTITPATIESLASGEHGIEIQIVDREGSAKQIEGDLVINCTGPKSRFSDSALPLYRNLFERGLARPDEMDMGIAVTDDFTVIGKGGAPTPFMYAIGPILKGTLWESVAVPELRQQAYLVAQSILHQEPVVVPSPDTTEYCI comes from the coding sequence ATGCCAACCACGGCCATCATCGGTGGTGGATTCAGCGGAACGCTGGCCGCCGTCAACCTTGCCCGCTTTGCCACGTCACCTCAGCGAGTTGTAATCGTCAACTCCGGACGTCCATTCGGTCGGGGGACCGCGTATGGAACGACACGCGGCGAGCATCTGTTGAATGTCGCCGCTCGGAATATGTCCGCGTTCCCGGATCAACCGACACACTTTTTCGAGTGGCTGCGTTCACGCTCGGAATTCGATGCGATCGATGACCACACGCTTCGTGAGACGTTCATTCCTCGTCGAATCTTTGGTGATTACATCCGTGGGATGGCGTCGCACTACTTGGGAACGGCCGACCCTCGATCGCATGTGCAGTGCGAAGTGGTGGAAGATTCTGCTGTGGATGTCATTCCGCGTGGCGTTGAGCCTGGTTCGAACCAGGGCGGCGTGGTGATGCTGGAAAATGGCGAGCCGATCGAAGCGGAGTCCATTCTGCTGGCGACCGGCAACCAACCGCCGGCGGGATTGCCCGGTGCGAAGAGGCTAGCCAATGATCGACGTTATTGCGGGAACCCTTGGAAGGACTGGCACGAGAACCTGCCCAACGACGATCAGCACATCGTGATTCTGGGCACGGGGCTGACTGCCGTTGATGTGATCGTGACGCTTCGCAACAAAGGCTGGAACGGAAAGGTCACCGCGATTTCGCGAAATGGCATGTTGCCGCAACGTCATTTCCGAGGCATCGAATGGCCGCATGCGGTCCCGGATGATGGACAAACGCGTTCGCTGAAAGAACTGGTGAAATTGATTCGTTCCGATTGTGAGCGACTGCGTGGTGTCAGTCAGAACCCGGCGATCGCGGTCGACAAGTTGCGAGGTCGAACGCAACAGTTGTGGAAAGCATTGTCGCTGGAGGAACGCACGTTGTTCCTGAAGAAGTATTCGGCGGATTGGAATGTGATTCGCCACCGCATTGCGGGACCGATCCATGATGCGATCACGGATGCGTTGGATTGCGGTCAGTTGACGATCACGCCGGCGACGATTGAGTCACTGGCATCAGGCGAGCATGGCATCGAGATACAGATCGTTGACCGCGAGGGATCGGCCAAGCAAATCGAGGGTGACTTGGTGATCAACTGCACGGGACCCAAGTCTCGGTTCTCTGATTCGGCATTGCCGCTGTATCGCAATTTGTTCGAGCGAGGTTTGGCTCGGCCGGATGAGATGGACATGGGAATCGCCGTGACGGACGACTTCACGGTGATCGGGAAAGGCGGTGCTCCCACTCCTTTCATGTACGCGATTGGTCCAATCTTGAAAGGCACGTTGTGGGAAAGCGTCGCGGTGCCTGAACTGCGGCAGCAAGCGTACTTGGTCGCCCAGTCGATTCTGCATCAAGAACCCGTCGTTGTTCCGAGTCCGGACACGACCGAGTACTGCATCTGA
- a CDS encoding ABC transporter permease, whose amino-acid sequence MSTASISETSASAHENAASWLLRLDDWAERMGDRLNPILIKETRQALKSRQFVVTFSVLLVAAFAWTVIGSLMLMPQIYTSPSAPRLLIGYYFVLAVPMLLIVPLAAYRSLEAEIDDGTLELLSITSLSAWQIVMGKLASASLQMMLYLITLFPCVAYAYTLRGIDLPTVGLIMAMLIASGLLLTVVALSFAPLARGRTGRISTLLVVLMVLMLCEYLVGAAAVALILYGNPLAAGWTTFIFVASLLTAICLSHLLLTTTAAQLTPESENRSSGIRWSILVLTATLIGLATFAMEWNPGDDQEGLILWFPVGLILAGVWTGAGAMMAAESSSLTPRIQRELPGNFLSRLTLTFLTPGPATGLVFASLGSILVASVLMLAAYRAESIVGMRLPAGAYNSLFQLVVAYTSYLLIFLFCVRWIVALVRINNNPRVEIGLAAFIVVAVLASLIPYSIGLHMNDYRQYNYSAWQITNWVWTIGMIMDRSVSDLLIGALGTCGLIAILFSIATVGERSLAIKTATPEAVLAAREKK is encoded by the coding sequence ATGAGCACCGCATCGATATCGGAAACAAGTGCCTCCGCCCACGAGAACGCAGCGTCATGGTTGCTGCGTTTGGATGATTGGGCCGAACGAATGGGCGATCGACTCAATCCGATTCTGATCAAAGAAACTCGCCAAGCCCTCAAGAGCCGTCAATTCGTCGTCACGTTTTCTGTGCTGTTGGTCGCCGCGTTTGCGTGGACTGTGATTGGCAGCCTGATGTTGATGCCTCAGATTTACACGTCACCCTCGGCACCTCGGTTGTTGATCGGTTACTACTTCGTGCTCGCTGTGCCGATGCTGCTGATCGTTCCGCTGGCCGCCTATCGATCGCTCGAAGCAGAAATCGATGACGGGACATTGGAACTGCTTTCGATCACTTCGCTGAGTGCCTGGCAAATCGTGATGGGCAAACTGGCCAGTGCGTCGCTGCAAATGATGCTGTACCTGATCACGCTGTTCCCTTGCGTGGCCTACGCCTACACCCTGCGAGGCATCGATTTGCCGACCGTGGGCCTGATCATGGCGATGCTGATCGCCAGCGGCTTGCTGCTAACCGTCGTCGCCTTGTCATTCGCACCGCTCGCTCGCGGTCGCACCGGACGCATCTCAACTCTGCTGGTCGTCCTGATGGTCCTGATGCTTTGCGAGTACTTGGTCGGTGCCGCTGCGGTCGCATTGATTCTCTACGGCAATCCACTGGCCGCCGGTTGGACCACCTTCATCTTCGTCGCTAGCCTGCTCACCGCGATTTGCTTGAGCCATCTGCTGCTGACAACCACCGCCGCCCAACTCACGCCAGAAAGCGAAAATCGATCCAGTGGCATCCGTTGGTCCATCCTGGTTCTCACCGCCACCCTGATCGGATTGGCGACGTTTGCGATGGAGTGGAACCCAGGCGATGACCAAGAAGGATTGATTCTTTGGTTCCCGGTCGGGTTGATTCTGGCGGGAGTCTGGACCGGGGCTGGCGCCATGATGGCGGCCGAATCCAGCAGTCTGACTCCGCGAATTCAGCGAGAGTTGCCCGGCAACTTTCTCAGCCGGTTGACCCTCACGTTCCTGACGCCCGGCCCCGCAACCGGATTGGTGTTCGCCAGTCTTGGATCAATCCTCGTCGCGTCGGTGCTGATGCTGGCCGCCTATCGAGCCGAATCGATCGTCGGGATGCGACTCCCAGCAGGAGCCTACAACAGCTTGTTCCAATTGGTCGTCGCCTACACCTCGTACTTGCTGATCTTCCTTTTCTGCGTCCGCTGGATCGTGGCCTTGGTCCGAATCAACAACAACCCGCGAGTCGAAATCGGATTGGCCGCGTTCATCGTTGTCGCAGTGCTCGCCTCCCTGATCCCCTATTCGATCGGGTTGCACATGAACGACTACCGCCAATACAACTACTCGGCCTGGCAGATCACCAACTGGGTTTGGACCATTGGAATGATCATGGACCGAAGCGTGTCCGACCTCCTGATTGGAGCGTTGGGCACATGCGGTCTGATTGCGATTCTGTTCTCGATCGCTACGGTTGGCGAACGATCGCTGGCGATCAAAACCGCCACTCCGGAAGCCGTCTTGGCCGCTAGGGAAAAGAAGTGA
- a CDS encoding DUF1559 domain-containing protein, with protein sequence MSDSSDPLVPGNPYADTMPVEAQLVQPKRNNVGCIVAVLGVGFFGLLVCAGLLLPAVQAAREAARRMSCSNNIKQIGLALHNYHVAYNQLPPAYTVDEDGNRLHSWRVAILPFMEQQALHQQIDLSKPWDAPENAAVASIVVPAYACPSKVGDPLMTTYVAVVDPSGMFEGAIPTKFGQVSDGLASTILVVETENENEVHWMSPEDIDLETLLERSENDSHVGGGNVLLGDGAVKFITNSIERGLLEALVTKDGGEDYTGL encoded by the coding sequence ATGTCCGATTCGTCTGATCCACTCGTTCCTGGGAATCCCTATGCCGACACGATGCCGGTTGAGGCTCAGTTGGTTCAGCCGAAGAGAAACAATGTTGGATGCATCGTTGCCGTGTTGGGAGTCGGGTTCTTCGGATTGCTAGTTTGTGCCGGTCTATTGCTTCCTGCAGTGCAGGCAGCACGCGAGGCCGCTCGGCGAATGAGTTGCAGCAACAACATAAAGCAGATCGGGCTGGCCCTGCACAACTATCACGTCGCGTACAATCAATTGCCGCCGGCGTACACGGTCGATGAGGATGGCAATCGACTGCACAGTTGGCGAGTGGCGATTCTGCCTTTCATGGAGCAACAAGCCCTGCATCAGCAGATTGATCTTTCGAAACCATGGGATGCGCCGGAGAACGCCGCGGTGGCATCCATTGTGGTGCCTGCCTATGCCTGTCCTTCCAAGGTGGGCGACCCATTGATGACGACTTACGTCGCGGTCGTGGATCCGTCCGGCATGTTTGAGGGTGCGATCCCGACCAAGTTCGGTCAGGTAAGCGATGGCTTGGCCAGTACGATTTTGGTGGTTGAAACCGAGAATGAAAACGAGGTTCACTGGATGAGCCCCGAGGACATTGATTTGGAAACATTGCTTGAACGATCAGAGAATGACTCGCATGTGGGTGGTGGCAACGTCTTGCTTGGCGATGGTGCGGTCAAATTTATAACCAATTCGATTGAACGCGGTCTTCTCGAAGCTTTGGTGACCAAGGACGGAGGCGAAGACTACACGGGGTTGTGA
- a CDS encoding class I SAM-dependent methyltransferase: MSDFFTPPKPVTPLPSPEVTARQSEEFAARLRKRAKHLRRWPTKQDITCFRLYERDVPEVPLVVDRYEDHLHIGEFERPHDRSDEEHVVWLEHMVKAAAKTLDVPRSKVFFKQRKRQRGTAQHETVASRHYQIEAKEGGLKFQVNLSDYIDTGLFLDHRITRSMVRDEVAGKRFLNLFAYTGSFTVYAADGAAASTTTVDLSNTYLTWAKENMHLNGFNGDSHEFIAEDAMAFVNNLPATAVFDVAFVDPPTFSNSKRTQKDWVVQDDYIDLLQQTLKHIARDGVIYFSNNYRQFQMDESAFPGANVHEISRQTVPEDFRNRRIHRCWRITRTS; this comes from the coding sequence ATGAGTGACTTCTTTACCCCGCCCAAACCCGTCACTCCCCTGCCCTCGCCCGAAGTCACCGCTCGACAAAGCGAAGAGTTTGCGGCAAGACTTCGCAAACGTGCCAAACACCTTCGTCGCTGGCCCACGAAACAAGACATCACGTGCTTCCGATTGTACGAACGCGATGTTCCCGAGGTCCCCTTGGTCGTCGATCGATACGAAGACCATTTGCACATCGGCGAATTCGAACGTCCCCACGATCGCAGCGATGAAGAACACGTCGTGTGGCTGGAACACATGGTCAAGGCCGCTGCCAAAACACTGGACGTGCCACGTTCCAAGGTCTTCTTCAAACAACGCAAACGCCAACGCGGAACGGCCCAGCACGAAACCGTGGCGAGCCGACACTACCAGATCGAAGCCAAAGAAGGCGGCTTGAAATTTCAGGTCAACCTGTCGGACTACATCGACACCGGTTTGTTTCTCGATCACCGCATCACCCGATCGATGGTTCGTGATGAAGTCGCCGGCAAACGATTTTTAAACCTCTTCGCCTACACGGGTTCATTCACGGTTTACGCCGCCGACGGGGCCGCGGCATCCACGACCACGGTGGATTTGTCGAACACGTATTTGACGTGGGCGAAAGAGAACATGCATCTGAATGGGTTCAATGGCGATTCGCATGAATTCATCGCCGAGGACGCGATGGCGTTTGTCAATAACCTCCCCGCCACGGCGGTTTTCGATGTCGCTTTCGTTGATCCACCCACATTCAGCAACAGCAAACGCACCCAAAAGGACTGGGTCGTGCAGGACGACTACATCGACTTGCTGCAGCAGACGCTCAAGCACATCGCACGCGACGGAGTCATCTATTTCTCAAACAACTACCGGCAGTTTCAGATGGACGAATCCGCTTTTCCTGGCGCTAATGTCCATGAAATCAGCCGACAAACCGTCCCGGAAGACTTCCGCAATCGCCGCATTCACCGGTGCTGGCGGATCACTCGCACCAGCTGA
- a CDS encoding ABC transporter ATP-binding protein, whose amino-acid sequence MSTTSQDSQSTSQPTSSATSVHSTAGVHTGTADCIELRRLHRYFGKTHAVHDISFSVRRGHVFGYIGPNGAGKTTSMRILATLDLPSFGDAFVDGFSVVNDPELVRSRLGFMPDSFGTYRDVNCEEYLDFFARAYGLTGRDRTRRLREVLEFTGTVGMKDKPIRGLSKGMKQRLCLGRALVHDPAVLILDEPAAGLDPRARIQLRQMIRQLANRGKTVLISSHILTELAEMCDSVGIIEQGQLLATGSVEDIQRQRVQHRELTLRVLERAGEAADLIRNHLAEQSSQTQSSSSNGAPVENSSADNGEQTLPPASQVVVDGELVRFEFEGDVRDQANLIAWLVGQGFLIAEVAAHKKSLEDVFLQVTEGLVQ is encoded by the coding sequence ATGAGCACGACCTCGCAAGACTCCCAATCAACTTCTCAACCTACGAGCTCGGCGACCTCCGTTCATAGCACCGCCGGAGTCCACACGGGCACGGCGGATTGCATCGAACTCCGTCGGCTGCACCGCTACTTTGGCAAGACTCACGCCGTTCATGACATCTCGTTTTCGGTTCGACGAGGACACGTTTTCGGCTACATCGGTCCCAACGGTGCCGGCAAGACAACGTCGATGCGAATCCTTGCGACGCTGGATCTGCCCAGCTTTGGCGATGCGTTCGTCGATGGGTTCTCAGTCGTCAACGATCCCGAGCTCGTTCGCAGTCGACTTGGGTTCATGCCCGACAGCTTCGGCACCTATCGAGACGTCAACTGCGAGGAGTACCTTGACTTCTTCGCTCGCGCCTACGGTTTGACCGGTCGTGATCGCACGCGACGTTTGCGAGAAGTGCTGGAATTCACCGGCACGGTCGGTATGAAGGACAAACCGATTCGTGGGTTGAGCAAAGGCATGAAGCAACGGTTGTGCCTCGGCCGCGCCCTCGTGCATGATCCCGCCGTTTTGATTCTGGATGAGCCCGCGGCCGGACTGGACCCTCGAGCTCGAATTCAGTTGCGGCAAATGATTCGCCAACTGGCCAATCGTGGCAAAACGGTTTTGATCAGCAGCCACATTCTGACTGAACTCGCCGAAATGTGTGACAGCGTCGGCATCATCGAACAAGGTCAATTGCTGGCCACCGGCAGCGTCGAAGACATCCAGCGTCAACGCGTCCAGCACCGCGAACTCACCCTGCGAGTGCTCGAACGCGCAGGAGAGGCCGCGGACTTGATCCGCAATCATCTTGCGGAACAGTCTTCTCAAACTCAATCTTCTAGCTCAAACGGTGCCCCCGTCGAAAATTCATCCGCTGACAATGGCGAACAAACCCTGCCGCCCGCATCCCAAGTCGTCGTTGATGGCGAACTGGTGCGATTCGAGTTTGAAGGCGACGTCCGCGACCAAGCCAACCTGATTGCTTGGCTGGTCGGACAAGGCTTCCTCATCGCCGAAGTCGCGGCACACAAAAAGAGCCTCGAGGATGTCTTCCTCCAGGTCACCGAAGGATTGGTTCAATGA
- the ppk1 gene encoding polyphosphate kinase 1, with protein MSHDPAPSQSVGKRPPKSTKTASRKKVDTGVADAPRFINRELGWLEFNARVLDQGDDPSVRLLERAKFLAITSSNLDEFMMVRVGSLKLQAMGGGGRRDPSGRTATEQLQAVSKRCQEHVDRQYELLRNELLPLLSEHQINQIDPAKCSDRLLAAAERHFRGDVLAVLSPQALHDRRFPMLPGLGIHLCVQLRPGDEIGPQLTPPPSDSLDDRVPTNQQRQSDSANNSTGDSAASQDAEPETHFAVIPLGRTLGRVIPLPIEKAPVEKGLSPADASDDSPVESGYAYTLLEDLVSHFVDEFFPGREVIQCKPFRITRNADIELREDGAGDLLGGMEEVLESRRLSDVVRLEIDANANPDIRDYLTKSFEVDPQFVFDIDGPLDLTYLFSLHGLKGMNSLRDEEWPPQRSPKIDPAESMFTSISDGDIMLMHPYESFDPVVRLLEEAAVDPDVLAVKQILYRTSRNSPIVAALMRAAERGKYVTAIVELKARFDEARNIEWAREMEQAGVQVIYGIRGLKTHAKVCIIVRREPQGLVRYVHFGTGNYNEVTANLYGDISVLTCDEILGTDATMFFNAVTGASQPQPLQQLGMAPLTLRRQVLDLIQGETERSRQGQKGEIIAKMNALVDTEVIDALYLASQAGVKIRLNVRGVCCLRPGVPGMSETIEVVSIVDRFLEHARTFYFRHGGDHEMFISSADWMPRNLDRRVELLVPVIDPEARKRLRETLQLYFRDNQNAWRMQPDGSYQRLKPRKHEAPMRVQETLYHQVVENRKAAKHDPQSTFETHRPD; from the coding sequence TTGTCCCACGATCCCGCCCCCTCCCAGTCTGTCGGCAAACGTCCTCCCAAAAGCACGAAAACGGCTTCGCGAAAGAAAGTGGACACGGGAGTCGCTGATGCGCCCCGGTTCATCAACCGCGAATTGGGCTGGTTGGAATTCAACGCTCGCGTCTTGGATCAGGGGGACGATCCGTCGGTACGACTGCTGGAACGAGCCAAGTTCCTGGCGATCACCAGCTCGAACTTGGACGAGTTCATGATGGTTCGCGTCGGCAGCTTGAAACTGCAAGCGATGGGAGGCGGTGGACGCCGCGACCCATCCGGTCGTACCGCGACCGAGCAGTTGCAGGCGGTTTCGAAACGATGCCAAGAACATGTCGATCGGCAATACGAATTGCTTCGAAACGAACTGCTGCCATTGCTCAGCGAACACCAGATCAACCAAATCGATCCGGCAAAATGCAGTGATCGACTGCTCGCCGCCGCGGAACGACATTTTCGCGGGGACGTGCTGGCGGTGCTGTCGCCGCAAGCGCTTCACGATCGCCGTTTTCCCATGCTTCCCGGCTTGGGAATCCACCTGTGCGTGCAACTTCGTCCAGGCGATGAGATCGGACCGCAACTGACCCCGCCGCCATCGGACTCACTCGACGACCGAGTCCCCACGAACCAACAGCGGCAATCCGATTCCGCGAACAACTCAACCGGAGACTCGGCTGCTTCCCAAGACGCGGAACCAGAGACCCATTTTGCCGTCATTCCGCTCGGCCGCACCTTGGGCCGCGTGATCCCACTCCCGATCGAAAAAGCTCCCGTCGAAAAAGGCCTCTCCCCCGCGGACGCCAGCGACGACTCGCCCGTCGAATCGGGCTACGCCTACACGCTGCTCGAAGACTTGGTCTCGCATTTTGTTGACGAGTTCTTTCCCGGTCGCGAAGTGATCCAGTGCAAACCGTTTCGCATCACCCGCAACGCTGACATTGAACTACGTGAAGACGGCGCGGGTGACTTACTCGGCGGAATGGAAGAGGTCCTGGAAAGCCGACGTTTGTCTGACGTCGTTCGACTGGAGATCGATGCCAACGCGAACCCCGACATTCGCGACTACCTGACCAAAAGCTTCGAAGTCGATCCGCAGTTCGTCTTTGATATCGATGGCCCATTGGATCTGACGTATCTGTTCTCGCTGCATGGCCTGAAGGGAATGAACTCGCTACGGGACGAGGAATGGCCTCCGCAACGGAGCCCCAAAATCGATCCCGCCGAATCGATGTTCACGTCGATCTCCGACGGAGACATCATGCTGATGCATCCGTACGAGTCCTTCGATCCGGTGGTGCGATTGCTGGAAGAAGCCGCGGTGGACCCAGACGTCTTGGCCGTCAAACAGATTCTGTATCGAACCAGCCGCAACAGTCCGATCGTGGCCGCGCTCATGCGTGCGGCAGAGCGAGGCAAATACGTCACCGCGATTGTGGAACTGAAAGCTCGTTTCGACGAAGCCCGCAACATCGAGTGGGCTCGCGAAATGGAACAAGCCGGCGTGCAGGTCATCTACGGCATTCGCGGATTGAAAACGCACGCAAAGGTTTGCATCATCGTTCGCCGCGAACCTCAAGGCCTCGTGCGTTACGTTCATTTCGGAACCGGCAACTACAACGAAGTCACCGCTAACTTGTACGGCGACATCTCGGTGCTGACCTGCGACGAGATCCTGGGCACCGACGCAACAATGTTCTTCAACGCCGTGACCGGAGCCAGCCAACCGCAACCGCTGCAGCAACTCGGGATGGCCCCACTGACGCTGCGTCGCCAAGTCCTGGATTTGATCCAAGGCGAAACCGAACGTTCACGTCAGGGACAAAAGGGCGAAATCATCGCCAAGATGAACGCGTTGGTGGACACCGAAGTCATCGACGCGTTGTACCTGGCCAGCCAAGCGGGGGTGAAGATTCGCCTGAACGTGCGTGGCGTCTGTTGCCTGCGACCTGGCGTTCCGGGCATGAGCGAAACGATCGAGGTTGTTTCCATCGTCGATCGTTTCTTGGAGCACGCCCGAACGTTCTATTTCCGTCACGGTGGTGATCACGAAATGTTCATCAGCAGTGCGGATTGGATGCCTCGTAACCTGGATCGTCGCGTCGAACTGCTCGTTCCCGTCATCGATCCCGAAGCACGCAAGCGTCTTCGAGAAACGCTGCAGCTGTATTTCCGTGACAACCAAAATGCATGGCGGATGCAGCCCGACGGAAGTTACCAGCGTTTGAAGCCTCGCAAGCACGAAGCCCCCATGCGGGTTCAAGAGACACTGTATCATCAGGTGGTCGAGAATCGAAAAGCGGCCAAGCACGATCCGCAATCGACTTTCGAAACTCATCGTCCTGATTGA